Proteins encoded together in one Nyctibius grandis isolate bNycGra1 chromosome 1, bNycGra1.pri, whole genome shotgun sequence window:
- the KRTCAP3 gene encoding keratinocyte-associated protein 3 → MAGGRGGRRGPAALAEPRRAMRAGLGLIVLGHGSLALGAVVHGSVLRHVAGAGRAVTPEYAAANVVSVGSGLLSIAAGIVAILVSHNLARAALHWALLSVSLLSCLLSTACSVGLALAIALTVHGRGTHLVRGCNSPALPADARAAIATNDCPFNTTRIYDTALALWFPSLVLVAAEAVLAGRCCLVALVLRGVGPCARGCSKEQLAGPSAVTEGPPREVQQLLAGMAEARV, encoded by the exons atggcgggcgggcgcggggggcggcgggggccggcggcgcTGGCGGAGCCGCGGCGGGCGATGCGCGCCGGGCTGGGGCTGATCGTGCTGGGCCACGGGAGCCTGGCGCTGGGCGCCGTCGTGCACGGCTCCGTCCTGCGGCACGTGGCGGGCGCCGGCCGCGCCGTCACCCCCGAGTACGCGGCGGCCAACGTGGTGTCGGTGGGCTCCGGGCTGCtg AGCATCGCCGCGGGCATCGTCGCCATCCTGGTGTCGCACAACCTGGCCCGGGCAGCGCTG CACTGGGCCCTGCTGAGCGTGTCCCTGCTGAGCTGCCTCCTGTCCACCGCGTGCAGCGTGGGCCTGGCCCTGGCCATCGCCCTCACCGTCCACGGCCGGGGCACGCACCTCGTCAGGGGCTGCAAcagccccgcgctgcccgccgATGCCCGGGCAGCCATCGCGACCAACGACTGTCCCTTCAACACCACGCGCATCTAC GACACGGCCCTGGCGCTCTGGTTCCCCTCCCTGGTGCTCGTGGCCGCCGAAGCCGTGCTGGCCGGCAGGTGCTGTTTGGTGGCCCTGGTCCTGCGGGGCGTTGGGCCCTGCGCACGCGGCTGCAGCAAGGAGCAG CTGGCCGGGCCAAGTGCTGTGACCGAGGGGCCACCACGTGAggtgcagcagctcctggcgGGGATGGCTGAGGCTCGTGTCTAG